Part of the Flagellimonas eckloniae genome, TGGTTTTACGGAGCTCATTTAGGAAAATTTTGAAGTTGTGTTAAAAATGTCCCGTTCTTGCCTTCTAGCGTTTTGTTAAATTCAAATTTTATTATGACCAAAAACAATGAAACCTTGCAAATCTTAGATTTTACAAGGTTTTTTATTTGTTTGGAGTTTCCTCCCAGTGACCTCGACAGGATTCAAACCTGTAACCTTCTGAGCCGTAATCAAAATATAACGTTATTCTTCTTTTGGTTGAATTGTAGTGAAACCTTGTAAAACCCTATCATCAAAAGTTTTTGAGTTAATATCTTTTGGTATCTTTTTATATATTTTGTGGGCAAATCTGGGTAAATTGTGGGCAAATGTCAAATCACAATGGATTATAAGATTTCAATTGTCCTGGATAAGCGCAGACAACTTAACAATTACAAATACCCAATCAAGGTTCGGATTTATTCAAACCTATTAAAGAAGGCGAAAAGGATTGGCACCAATCTTACCATGACTGAAAACCAATTTATCAATGCATGGGGTGTTTCTCCTGACAAAGTAAAGAGTGAGTATAAAGCCAGCTATAGAATCCTTAGCGAGCTTTATAAACGAGCGGAAGCTGCTGCGGACTCCTTGGACTACTTCGACTTTGATAAGTTCAAGACAAAGCTTCTAAGGAAGGCATCCGATAAAACCAATGCTGCGTACCATTTTAACAAAACAATCAAGGAATTTGAATCTAAGGGTAGGATTGGAGCTGCATCTAGTTATAGATCTTCAATGATATCATTGCTCAAGTATGACAAAGAAAAGAATAGTGGTTCCGGTGATTCATTATCGTTTCATCAAATAACTCCTACATGGTTGGAGGATTATGAGTCTTATATGATTGATGATATGGGTAGAAGTATAACCACAGTTGCCATCTATACCAGAACACTAAGAGTAATTTTTAATAATGCTATCCGTGCTAACGATTTAGAACCCAAGTACTATCCATTTGGTAAAGGTAAGTTCGAAATACCTGAAGAAAAAACCGTAAAAAAAACACTGACCGGAAAACAAATAAAAGAGTTCTATCAGGCAAAATTGAATCCTTTAGAAGAAAAGGCAAGGGATTATTGGTTTTTCAGCTATGTTAGTCAGGGAATGAACTTTAAGGATATTGCAATTCTGAAGTTTGAGAATATTCAAGATAGTAAGCTTGTCTATTACCGAGCAAAGACTAAAACAAAAAGAAGAACCAATATTAAGAAAATAGAAGTTCCGTTAAATCGGGAATCTCAAAGGATTTTAGAGTGCTATGGTACCAACTATCGAGAAGATGGATATGTCTTCCCGATTCTTCAAGATAATGATACTCCAGAAGCTATTTTTCGGAAGGTCAACAACTTTATCCGGGCCACCAATCAACAGCTTAAGCGTATAGCTAAAAAGCTTGATTTTCCGAGCGGTTTTAGCACTTATTGGGCTAGACACTCGTTTGCAACTAATATGGTTAACAATGGGGCTAGTATTGAGTTTGTAAGTGAGGCTTTGAATCATAGTGATATATCCGTTACCCAAAACTATTTAGATGGGTTTGAAGATGAAACTAAAAAGGATTTAATGGACAAACTATTAAACTTTGATTGATGGATTCAACACGATTTAGTCACCTTCAGTTCATTGGATTAACCGCTAAAAATGCCGAAGACTATTATAAGCGGAAGTATAGGGAATGGGCAATACAAGTAGCAGATCGTATTTATCAAAATGGGGAGTTATTAAACCCTAAAAGGACAAAGCTTTTTAAAGAAGTTGGGGGTGCTTTGTTTATGGGGCCAGCCCAAGTTGAATTGAAAAGCGATAATGTTGAGGTAAAGGAATTGGACTTTATTGAAATCGAAATCAGCCGAGTACAATCTGTCAAAGTTTCAAAAAAGTATAGTGTAAGGAAATTAAAGTATGAACAGTTTTTAGAACAAAAAAGGAATCAACTATCTCAAATTTTCGACTTGCCAGCTATCGAAATTGCTTTGATTTGCTCCATTGAACAAATTAGAGTTCACAAAGCTGTACCGCAAAATGAAGAAAAGAATTCTGAAGCTATCAGAGTGAGTAGCAAGTTTGGAAACATTGCACTTTCAACTCTTTATAGAGAATACCGTAATGTTTACCCAGAAGAACGTATTTATACCAAGTCTTTAATGAGGGTGCATACCCCCGAGATATTAAAAACCCATTTAGAAAACGTCTTGGAATATCTAAGTGAACAAGGCAAGAAAAGAGCATCCCAATATTTATCAGATTTGAAGGTTCTTTAGAAAGGTTACAAAAAGTTACTCCATAACCACTCCAAGACATACACATATTTGCTAAAAAATAGTAGATATGGATACTCCCACACTTGAACAAACACCAAAAATGTTACAGAGCCTAATCAATAGATTTGAAGGCTTTGAAAACAAACTATCCAAATTTATTGCTCCAAATCATAAGCCTATTGAAATCCCAATAGGAATTGCTGAAGCTTCAAAGTTTTTAGGCCGTTCCAATCAAACTATTTACAAAGATGTCCAATCTGGCAATATTCCCTATTACAAGAAAGGCGGGAAGCTCTATTTCCTGAAATCAGAATTGTTGGAGTGGGTGAAGTCTGGGAAGATGAAAACCAGCCTGGATTTATCCAATGACTTGGATAACGCATTAAGTAGATAAGAATAAAAAACCCTCCAACGGCCTGATTCGCCAGCGAGGGTTTTTAATAACGGTAACTGCATGATAAAGTTAGTAATAAATCATATAGGGTAGATACTCTCAATTGGCATTATTGCCATGCAGGGAGTGATCTTTGACAGTGGTAACACTTCCCTAAGAC contains:
- a CDS encoding helix-turn-helix domain-containing protein, which gives rise to MDTPTLEQTPKMLQSLINRFEGFENKLSKFIAPNHKPIEIPIGIAEASKFLGRSNQTIYKDVQSGNIPYYKKGGKLYFLKSELLEWVKSGKMKTSLDLSNDLDNALSR
- a CDS encoding tyrosine-type recombinase/integrase, with translation MDYKISIVLDKRRQLNNYKYPIKVRIYSNLLKKAKRIGTNLTMTENQFINAWGVSPDKVKSEYKASYRILSELYKRAEAAADSLDYFDFDKFKTKLLRKASDKTNAAYHFNKTIKEFESKGRIGAASSYRSSMISLLKYDKEKNSGSGDSLSFHQITPTWLEDYESYMIDDMGRSITTVAIYTRTLRVIFNNAIRANDLEPKYYPFGKGKFEIPEEKTVKKTLTGKQIKEFYQAKLNPLEEKARDYWFFSYVSQGMNFKDIAILKFENIQDSKLVYYRAKTKTKRRTNIKKIEVPLNRESQRILECYGTNYREDGYVFPILQDNDTPEAIFRKVNNFIRATNQQLKRIAKKLDFPSGFSTYWARHSFATNMVNNGASIEFVSEALNHSDISVTQNYLDGFEDETKKDLMDKLLNFD